The region ACATTTTGCAATGCAAAACCCTTTTTGAATATGTGCATGGTACCAATGCCCAAGGTTTCTTATACAATATCGAACTCGACGATATTGTTACCTTGTTGGATAAATCTTTGTATTAAAACTTTATTATTGACGCAGctttgcaattatatttgatCAGAACGACTGCATTGAGCAATAAATAacaatcaaaaattaattaaaaaacccTTCAAACATTATTGTTATACCTCATTGTTATGAGAACCATTTCTATGTTTTGATCTTGAATAAAGAAAAGTTGGAGTTCGCTTTCTTAAATCCTTTTGGAAAGGATTTTATAACTTCaaagtttataaaatattacCAAGGGTTGCTTAAAATCTATAGATCTCTAAAAATTAATCAGGATATTCAAAGGGATTCTTATAATTGTGGTATTTTCATACTGCAATATGCAGAGTGCTACattcaaaataaagttttgaCAAATTTGTTACCTCCTGCAATAAAACGATAATTAATCGAGCCAATGTAGTTCTGAAGGTGTGTGTTGGTCTCCCCTGAATCTGGTCCGTGGTTCAAATGCTGTAGAGGACGTcgaatgatttttttttttttcaaaattatatgtttttattataaatatgtacatatgtacatacatatgcatatatacattgtacatacatacatatatcatctgtacttatatatatatgtattttttgtataatagTTACATatgttaacaaaattttttagaatatatgtatgtatgtataaatatgtagGTATGAACATATATCAACGTGAAactttatgtacatatatgtacatacatatgtaactttattatatgtacatatgtatgtatgtacatacccttgtatgtacctatgtatatatgtatgtaacgtACATTTTTCTCAATTAGCCTTGAAAAcgcatgcatatgtatgtatatacaaccatgtaaacacatacatatgtccacatgtatgtatgtatgtatgttatcATTACTACCCTTCAGTACCAGATTGTCGCCGCCGACAATGTCGACGCATTGTCCGAGCGAACTACGTCGGCAGAGAAAAATTCTGCCAGCGTTTTTTATACTGAGGCTAGCCAACGGCACCCGAACGAAATAACTTCGTTTCTCCAAACCCAATCGGCTGCcgaaaaaaaagtttggaaaaaaaattttctcaatcgacaaaaatattttttgtttcgatgatttttgtataccctATTTACCTATGAATGAAAATAAACGTGATGGCGCTTGAATTCTTTATgcacaaaaaatttatattctaagataattcattttttaattacaCATTGATTATTTAATCAATGAATTGGTACCTTTTATAGATACATTTCATATTATGTTGGCAAACAGGTTTCCATTACCGGTTGTGCCCATTTATACTCTACGTTTTCGGCACGCGACAAAGCGGAAAGCAACAACCGACAAAGTAACAcaacattgttgttgttgctaagCGAAATTTTCGTAAATCTgtgctttgttgttgttgtttccctTTCGGATTTATGCGCGCGTCGCTTTGCTTTTTTCGTTTCTCTGTGCATTTGCGATAGAGCTGGGAATCCATCGATAGTCTCCCCCCTCGATGGTTTTTTAAacgatggaaaaaaaaatcgatagtatcgatggTTCCATCGGAAATTTAAAAGGGTTATTCGAATTattattcaaataaaatacaaaattgttatttatgtttttaaatttatttaattaacatttgagacaaaaaaacaaaaacttcatattcaaacaaaaacaaaattcattaaGATCTTTAGTCTCAACTAGATTACTTAAAACTATACAAGTCTTTTACAGATACTTATTGTAAAGAATCCACGTCTTCTGGTGCATtgctttgctccaagtattgCCGAATAGTAATGATTGCGACCGCCCGTGAAGATTTGTGTTTTTCGTCGATTTTTTTCCgacacattttaataaaaatgaagtctTAGCATTCTTTGGCGCTTCTGTTATGACAGGATCTGCAATATCCTTCAATAATGCGTTAACCTCGGACTCCAAAGCCAACGCAGCCTGTTGGGCATTAGATGGGTTCTGAAAACCATATTTTTTTAACCGTGGATCCAGAAGTGTTCCTGGGCGTGGTCCAGATCTTCCTTCATATACAAAAAGCCTCTTTTTCACATTGTTTATCAAAAATTCGCATGTTTGGCTGCCCACATCCGTTAACATTTTTTCAGTAAGCTCTTCCAAGCTTTGAGTTAGGGCAAAAGTCGCTGGAATAATCAGGGAAATGGAAACGGACTTGGCAGCCGATACATGTTTTGTTGCTTTGTCGAATAGCTCTAAAAGCAGGCACAAATCCTGGATAATGCGAAAGTTATTCTCTGCACCCTTTGCAGCATGTAATAAGCACTGTTCCACCGCGTTGAGACCTCTTGCAGCAAGGAGTGCGGTTTTTCTGTCCCTTGTGCAATTTTAAACTTAGCGAAGCAAGGTAAGTGCTTTTTTTTCAGAAGTTCGCAAGTCTTTATCATTGACGCCGCGTTGTCGGTCACAATAGTGTGAACTTTATCAAAAATATTCCATTCATCGCATATTTCGCGAAATGTCGTTGCGATATTTGCGCTTGAATGGTTTGTTTGATCAGTGAGTGGCTTCGTAGCCAACACTACGAACTCAAAGTTTATAATAAAATGGCAAGTTCTAGTGAGGTAGCTTATATTGCCATGAGACGTCCACGCATCTGTCGTCACCGAACATGAACTAATTGTAGTCAGCATACCTTTTAGTTGCGATACCATTCCATCGTACATGTTCTGTACATGTGTGTCCCGTAAGGTTTTTCGGCAAGGCATGGCATATCTGGGGTCTACCACTTGCATCAAATTAATAAACCCTGCGTTCTCGACAACGCTAAACGGTTGCATGTCCGTTGCAACTATTTGCGCAATGGCTTcgtcaattttcttttttttctccgATGTTGAACTATAAAcatttgtcttttcaaaatatttatgtaatcCAATTGTGTTTCGTCCTTTTCTGCCTACAAGTTTTGTTATTCGGTGTATGTTGACTTTGTTTCTTGACTGTATATACACCATTTATATTATTTCTGAAGACTTTGAATCAAAATCTGGATAATAAAGTGACCACGCACAAATCAAGTTCGATAGATCGCCATCCAAAAATTTCCATCGATCTATCGCACTTTTTAATTTccatcgatactatcgatGGAGCCATCGATGGATTTCCCAGCTCTATTTGCGATTAATTCTCGTGCGAGCAGGTATTTTAGTTTTgctgttaaaaataaataaatcaattgtgttttcaaaataaaataaaggtaagtgttatttaaatataaataattttaaatatataaaaaaaggaattttgttggcaaaatttgtttttctacattttgtatttttctttatataaaaaaaaaaaacaagatatGTTTTTTCTcactgttttttgtttttctttttgcaattattactCTTCATTTTTATGCAATTATAAATTACActattcaaatttataattgcATAAATATTAAGagtaataattgcaaaaagaaaaacaaaaaacagtgAGAAAAAACATGTATGTAAGTGGAATGTTCCAGAACAttaaaggaacaaaaaaacaaattttgccaatAAAATTAATCACATAGACGTACCAGGTTCGATCCCGGGGCGTGCCGatgcaataaaaattgttttttttcataaattaatttgttttttgtgcttGAAGTTGAGGAGAACCTGGTTCAACCCCCGGcggaaacttttttttcccaatttttaataataattatttaatatttttcaaaaaataattttcttaagataattatttaatatttttcaaaaaattattttcttaagataattattttttatatttttcaaaaaattacttttttaagataattattttttatatttttcaaaaaattacttttttaagataattattttttatatttttcaaaaaaattactttatgGCCatggggaaaaaaaacaacgaggTGCGCCGGGTTTGCTTCCCGTTGGAGTCGGTCTTGGAGATCGTAGATTTGGAGGAGCAGATTACGCCGGAGAGGAGCAAAGATTATGTAAGTACATTGATACTAAAAAGAAAGTAGtgaattttaatgtttatattatttttacagACCTCCCAAGTGTCTGCCCTCCTCGGCCAAGCGGCTTTAACTAagtctataaaaaaaatattctccGAAGGTGTCATTGAGAGCCACAATATGGACGGCAAAAACGGGAAGTTGAGCCTTCGGACATACCCGAAAGTTTTGAATATGATAATGGGTACGTACAATAATTGtaaacattgttttttttttcattactaataatattttcaattttttattccAGAGGCAGTTCGAACGATACATCCGGGGCAGCCAGCGGAAGGAGCGCTTCGAAGTGCACTGGCTTGCGCAAAAAATACGGCCAACAAGGCAAAAAACCGCAAGCTAAGGGAGGAGGCCaatatttgatatatttaaaaattagagatagaaatgtatataaaaagaaaaattaaaaaagtaaaaaaaaaataattaaatgaaattgtatattttaattttaatttgagtCGATTTTGTCCCTTCAGTCCATGGGACAATGTTGGGAAATTGTCCCTTCAGTCCATGGGACAATCTTGGGAAATTGTCCCTCTGGTCCCTACGACAATCTTGGGAAATTGTCCCTCTGGTCCCTAGGACAATCCATGGAAATTGTCCCTCTGGTCCCTAGGACAATCCATGGAAATTGTCCCTCTGGTCCCTACGACAATCTTGGGATTTTGTCCCTCTGGTCCCTAAGACAAACTATCGAAATTGTCCCTCTGGTCCCTAGGACAATCCATGGAAATTGTCCCTCTGGTCCCTAGGACAATCCATGGAAATTGTCCCTCTGGTCCCTACGACAATCTTGGGAATTTGTCCCTCTGGTCCCTACGACAATCTTGGGAATTTGTCCCTCTAGTCCCTAGGACAATCCATAGAAATTGTCCCTCTAGTCTATAGGACAAACTGTCGATATTGTCCCTCTGGTCTCTAAGACAAACTATGGAAATTGTCCTTCTAGTACCTACGACAAACTATCGATATTGTCCCTATCGTCCCTACGACAATCTATCTATTTTGTCCCTGTGGTCCCTAAGACAACCTAGCGACATTGTCTCTCCAGTCGCCGGCGACCAGAGCGAAAAATTTCACAGTACCGGCGACTAGAGGGACAATTGTCGCTCAATCGTCCCGTGCACAAGACCATTGAGCGACATTTGTCCCTCTGGTCGCCGGGCTGTTTATTAGTCGCTTTGGTCGCCGGCGACTGGAGGGACAAATGTCGCTCAATGGTCTTGTGCACGGGACGATTGGGCGACAATTGTCCCGGCGTTCGGCAAGACATTTCGACATTTGTCTTGGCGACTGGAGCGACAACTGTCGCCGGGTTGTCGTTCCAGTCTTAAAAGCTAGGACATGCAATGTTAAATGTCGCCGCAATTTAAATGGGAGTGTCGCCGCTTTGTCCCAGGGGACAAGCGACATGGTCCCCGGAGAATCCCCGGGGACCGGTACTGCAGGGTATTGAATACGTAtgcgtacatacatattcaaaTGTTTGTACACACTTGGCCTTGAAAACGCATGCGTACACACAtctatttatgtacatatgtatgcatgcatatatgtacatatatacgtacatttGTCAATGCTGGCCGAGAAAACTAATAAATTTGGAATGGCGTGTTTGCTAAATCATTcgcaaacatatgtatgtatattcttgatcagcatgagaagctgagtagTTACAGcaatgtccgtccgtccatcggTGTAATTCAACTTCACGCCTGCAGCCTACTACATCTTGTCTCGAATTCACCGCGCAGATAtgcgcacacacatacagacgcaACATAAAAAGGACAGAATGATACTTTAAATGAtgtgtctgtgcattgatgaaattatttatacaaaaatagtTTTCAGGACTGCAAGGGCAtttaaacttcggcatagccgattctttaatattttttttccaaatttctcaattttttcaaagcagtttttattttccaaataaaaatacatatgtatatggataaaTAAAtcacagcaacaataaaacaGCTTCATATACATGCTGCAATCTGCTCTGTATGACGGCGGAATTCAAATGGCCTACGCTTTATCGAACATCGCATCAAGAAGTCTCGGTTCCGCTGCATTCCGTGAATTCGCTCTCTCAAACTGTGCACAGCGTTTTCTCTCGCTTTGCTCGATGTCACGGCAGCTCAGTTTTGAGCAGCCTATTCGCTTGCCGTGCTCACTGGCGCCGCTGACCGAAGTAAGTTTCGGTCATCACTTTTCTGAGCGCAACCAATTATAGAAGAGATCTACTGACCAATCAGATTCTTTCTACGAAcgaaaaaatgtaatttgattgaaatgaCGGCAGACACAGTATTGTATCAAACTCAAAATGGATTTAGTTCCAGAGTTGTGCCATGGCATGGCATAATCATTACTTTTTTATTAAGACTGAAATGGATTGATGCTaatgaaattgtcattttgataaaatacaaaaagtaataaaattcggaaaagataaatctatatttatataaatgttgtGTGAGTTCCTACAATCGCTATGCATTCAGAAACTACAGAACTGATTGGGTTCAAATTTTGATACACTGTgtaatatatgtaagtataatCATATGTTCAGTAGAAGTAATAAAACTTACCACTTGTTTTGAACTCTTTTCCACACCAACTTGAGGTAAAGTTCGTGTCGCGTAGTTTTTTAAGTGGTTCCCCAGAAGGCCTAATCCACTATTCTATCTATTGagcaagcaatgaatttattattattttaggtaTGCCATTTGCAAATAGAAAAGGCAAATATTCCCCCAcccaaatcaaaaaagaatGCCCCCCACCCATTGCTTTGTATGTTCATTGCTCACATAGCTTGCAAATTAAATCGGACAAATTACAGGGTATAGGTCTTTTAAGCACTTAGTGCAAAAAAACCTTTTGCATCTAATGCAACTATCATATTGGAATCCAGATGCCCCACTTGAGCAATGCAAGCAGGTATTTAGTACTGCATCACTGCAGTTGACTAACTTTTTAATAACATCTTTTCTGAAATCACTTGGGgatgttaaatttttaaatgctgtGTCTTGTATATAGCATTTTGCAtattgcaaaatgaaaaacccaCAATTGAACGAATCCCTTTGGATATCGTGAAAGACCGCAGCATGTCTATATTCCCCAAGTAAATTGGAATAATGTCTAATAAACTTCGCGGCTTTAGAAGTGTGACCAAACGGATCCAAGAAGgtgaatttcaatttatttttgttaataaatagGCCTCTTAGCAATGAGGAACAATTATTAGTTTCTGCGAGCTTTTTAATGcttcttttataaaaatgctATTTTGAAATAGATTATTTCTGTTTTGGCATGGAATATTAATGATACTGCTATCGTTGTGATCGAAAATGATCGAAGTCAAAACAGCTTCAACATTGAAGTTGGATAGCCAAGAGTTACCCAACAAGGTGACAACATCGTCCAATTCAATATTGTAGAGGAAACcttgaataataataaaaaaaactgcaaaccAAAATTTTTTAGTCAAGTTTTACTGTAGATTAAAGTGAGCTGCTTCTTTTGGTGCTATTTTTTTCACCTGCACTGTACATGCTCGAATAGAGTTTTGCAATGCAAAATGTAAAACTTTACACCGTTAGCAATGCAACTATTCAGATTTGAATGGCTAACGAttattttcttatatttttcttcGATTCCAAACGGATTTCGAGAATGGGAATGCCAAAATTGAACTGTGAAGTCAGCAGAACGAATTATATTTTCTGTAGCTACTGAACCTTCACCATCATTTTCAATATGTGATTCCTTTTATTGGTCCAAAACGGAGCAAAGACAACATATTTCCTTAAAATGACTTGTGCCATATTggaattataaaatatattatccTCTTTATCTTTTTCGGACAGTTGAGAAATCATGTTCATGGCATTATTCTTAATGTCTGTGAAACGTTTTCTCAACCTGCTGTTGCCAGCAACAGTTTTGAGGCTTTcctcatatttatttttttcctaacAACTTTATTTTCATGGTCGGATAAATCAACATATAGCATCCATCTCATTTGAATTGCGGAACAAAAGAATTGTTACCAAATGTTGGAACCGTTTCCTTAGTAGTCATTTTGCAATCCAAGGGTGCCATCTATATCAGCACGCATTATTTTAGCATAATGACTTGTGCAAAATTGTACTAATAACGCCGGAAATGTTTTGCTTTCGTTATATAAAAACTGCTAGCACATTTCGTTGTACTCTGTGAGAGTACAACAGCAGTTTTCTTTAAGAACTGCTGAAATAATAGCAAAACATACATCCGTTATGATGCGTTTCCAGATTGGCGTGTGCAAtttttatatccttgcaaaaagggtatattaattttggtcagaagtgtgcaacgcatagaaggaagcatctccgaccatataaagtatatatattcttgatcagcatgacgagacgagttcaaatagtcatgtccgtccttccgtccgtccgtccatctggatcaacgcaaactcctcctagaccgtaagagctacagagctgaattttgcatgtaggcttgtatatactgcaggcgttgtatatctcggattcagccggatcggaccactatatcatatagctcccatacaaacggcaaagtcacgaacagtgacttttctcaataacttcattattttctgagctattgtcgtgaaattggtgagttaattacacatataaacgactgtgccaaatttgatcgagatcgggtgactatatcatatagctcccataggaacgatctttcgaaaacagtgacttttatgaataacttcgttacttttgacgcgattgctttcaaattaaacatttgttagtttaatatatctgttaatgactgtgccgaatttgataaagatcgggtgactatatcatatagctcccataggaacgatcggtggaaaacagtgactttgatcaatatctttcctatgctaagattgtaggccgttcatTCGCAAtttttagcctttttagaaaaaacgtttttccattttgatggctataggtaaggaaaaagttaccaaaaaagttgcaagggtatacaaactttgacgcggtcgaagttagccccggccctctggtttttccttAAAGGAGATATTTAAATCACTCAAAAAGCGGCATGTGCCATTCCATACGTTACACACATGTCAGTAATGTGTGCTACGATAGAGTAAAGAAATATCCTTTTTTTGGCTACTACTAGGGGTCTTATAACACATCCCGTGGCGTCTATGTGTAACGTATGgaaattaaagttttcttGGGAGAATCGTATATGTTCAACATTCCATAGAAATACTTCTAATTTTGCAGATAAATGTTTTATGTAGGAATACCCATTTTTGAACATTATATATGCATCAATAAATGGATCTTTATCCAAATCATCCCTAGCATTCGCCCTTCAAATTGCGGTAGTAAGCtagatttttattaataattattaataattattaataatttttattaccAACAAGGTTCCTATCATTGCTTGCAACTTTGAGCAAATTTTCCCTGTGCTCAAATGCTGTGAGGTGTCTAACAATAAGTGCTTTCTTCTCAAGAAAGCGATTAATGCCCCTGCATTGGTGAgtcttttgaaaatttattgtgtgACAAATTTGTAACCTATTGGAATACACATCAATATTACCCTCAAAATTACCATTAAGTCTAAGCTTTACGCAAGACGTATCATTGCAGTAAGCATATACAGGGAACTTGCAATTTGACTTATTAATTCGAACACTCTTAATATTCAAATTGCAGACATTGTTCGTCTGATTGTAGTATTCGCGAACAATGTGGGCAATACTTTTGTTCATCGAAAAATTGGCAGTGCAGGTTGCCAAAAGGTTATTGAAGTCCTGCACTTTCATATTACAGATGTAATGGCGATAACCATTTTTACAATCGCGTAAGAGAGATGGCTGTTTAACCATTTCAACATCTATATTTAAACTGGTATTTCCTATTCTACAAT is a window of Drosophila willistoni isolate 14030-0811.24 unplaced genomic scaffold, UCI_dwil_1.1 Seg145, whole genome shotgun sequence DNA encoding:
- the LOC124460857 gene encoding uncharacterized protein LOC124460857, with translation MGKKNNEVRRVCFPLESVLEIVDLEEQITPERSKDYTSQVSALLGQAALTKSIKKIFSEGVIESHNMDGKNGKLSLRTYPKVLNMIMEAVRTIHPGQPAEGALRSALACAKNTANKAKNRKLREEANI